CGGCTGCTCTTGCGGGTGTAGCAATGGTTTATGCAATAAATGCCTTCAATACAGTCAAGGTTAAGACAAGCTAATTTGACTCACCTTCATTCTCAAACTGAATATTATTTTTCATCAACTCATCTCGAATGATCATAAACACTTTTTGCCTCAAAATATCGGTGTTCTCAGAAGATTTTGCTGTCGTTCTTACATGCACCTTAAACAGCCCATGAGCAATCTCTGAAATATACGCTTCTGGTTTGTTATTTTTCACCATACCATCAAAAGCCGTCAGATTTGTCACAATAGCTGCAAAGCTCTTATCTACATCAGTTTCCTTCACATGACTTGAAATATAAAAATCCACCAAAATAGGTTTTGTTTTCATCCGAGATTTATTTTTATATATATTCTGAACAATCAGTTTTGCATTTGGGATGTATACAATAGATTGATCTTTATGGCGAATAGCTGTTTGTTGAAAGCCAAAAGACTCTACTATACCTTCTGTGTTTTCAATAAAAATCTTATCGCCCTTAGAAAAGGGATTGCTGAATAAAATACCAATAGAACCAAAAAAGTTTGCGATGTATTCTCTAGCAGCAAATGAAATTGCAGCGGTTAAAAACCCCAAGAAAGAAATAAGAGAGGATAGTTTAAATTCATCTTGGGAATACTGCTTCAAAAGCGTTAAAATAGCTATCAAAACAATTATAAACTTTGAAATCTTTGTCAAAAAGTTTGTTAAATCAATAGAATCAGCCTCTTTTAAAAAATCGCTTTTTTGTCTCGTGTAAAGAAAAAATGCGCTCATAACTTCAAGCCCAATCACAACACTGCCTAAAACCACACCTGTGAAAATAATATTATATAACCAAAAATATTTGGTAATTTCATACAACGGATACATCGCTTTAGAAAGAATTAATATCTCAAGAGCAAAGAAAATTCTTGTTAATCTTTCTGTTAATAACGCAGCTAAACCTTCTGGCAAAAAACGAAACACCAAGTTTACAACAAACCTAGAAATTTCTTTTCTGAAATATGCCATCACCAAAAACACAACAAATAGCAAGAGGTATATAAAAAGCATAATTTTTTCAACAGATCTTTTGGGCATTGTAGCATACTTTTTTCGTGTATCATCCTGAGCAAATCCCAAGTCTATCCCTTTATTTCTTATCTTGAAAGTCGTATCGTTAAAGAAAGTATTATCACAAGAACCCTCATAATAGAGACAAAAAAATGAGCTGGGAAAAAACAAAAAAACAATTCACAAAAAAAAAGAAAAAAATTGCTACATTCTTTGCAAAAGT
The genomic region above belongs to Alphaproteobacteria bacterium and contains:
- a CDS encoding mechanosensitive ion channel, translating into MLFIYLLLFVVFLVMAYFRKEISRFVVNLVFRFLPEGLAALLTERLTRIFFALEILILSKAMYPLYEITKYFWLYNIIFTGVVLGSVVIGLEVMSAFFLYTRQKSDFLKEADSIDLTNFLTKISKFIIVLIAILTLLKQYSQDEFKLSSLISFLGFLTAAISFAAREYIANFFGSIGILFSNPFSKGDKIFIENTEGIVESFGFQQTAIRHKDQSIVYIPNAKLIVQNIYKNKSRMKTKPILVDFYISSHVKETDVDKSFAAIVTNLTAFDGMVKNNKPEAYISEIAHGLFKVHVRTTAKSSENTDILRQKVFMIIRDELMKNNIQFENEGESN